The Lineus longissimus chromosome 10, tnLinLong1.2, whole genome shotgun sequence genome segment ATTTCAGGTCTGTCCTGCTCACATTTCGGCCTACCAACACCACTTCCGCCATCAGTGCTCCCACAACAGGATGACCAAACCAACATCATGCACATGAGCCTCCCATACGACTCCTTGAACGACGACCAGAAGATGATTGTCGACAATGTCATAGCTGCCTCCAACCTCTGCTGTCAACCCCAACTCACAAGTCCAACCACATGTCTGCTACCTTGATGGGCCAGGAGGAACAGGGAAGACAACTGTTTACAACACCATAATATCCATACTCACAGCAAGGAATGTGAAGGTAATCAACACGACAAACGTCACGCCACATAAAGAAAGGAATAACAACTACACACCCAACCATCTCAATATAAACAGACAATAACCGTAAGGTTATTGTCTGTTTATATTGTCTGTTTATATTCACCACCAACATCTCTGCCTTCCCCACATTCAAGTATCTTCACAACCTTATAACAAGCATTATTCACCGTTTCAGGTTCAAGCCACAGCCTGGACAGGCATCGCCGCCACACTCCTCATTGACGGGTGCACCGTACACAGCCTTTTCAAGCTCCCAGTGCCAATCTTGGATACAAGCATGTGCAATGTATCCCCAAAGTCAGCACAAGCTAATTGCTTACGTGCCACAACCGTGTTCATCATAGACGAGGTATCCATGCTGCCTCTTCATGCGCTTCACGCCATCGACACCTGCTTAAGAGACATTACTGGCAATTGCAACATTCTCTTCGGTGGAAATGTCATTCTACTTGGAGGTGACTTCCGCCAAGTTCTTCCTGTCACCCCAAGGTCATCACGCACAAAAACAATCGAAAACTGCATAAAAAAATCTCCGATATGGCCACAAATCCAAACCGTCCACCTCACCCGCAATATGCGTGCCGATCCAACCCAAGTCGATTTCTCGCAGTGGCTACTTAAGCTTGAAAATGGCACCCTCCGAAGTGAACGCACAACGATACCATATGCCATTGACATCCCAGATTGATGCACGTTGTCCGTCGACATTGTCAACGACGTCTTTCAAGACATGAACAGCAACGACATACATGACACCGTCATACTCACACCGAAAAATGATGCCACCTTGACACTAAAGAACCTCATCCTGGAAAAGATCCCCGCACCACCCAAAATCTACCACAGCAGTGATTCAGCCCTCTGTGAAAACCCTGAAGAACAAACGAACTACGCAATGGAATTCCTTAACTCACTCACACCATCCGGAATGCCGCCACATGTACTGAAAGTCAAAGTTGGTGCGATAATCATGCTCTTGCGAAACCTAGACATCAAAGGCGGACTATGCAATGGCACACGGCTAAAAGTTGTGGCTCTCCATCCCCGTACAATCCATGCGGACATTCTCACTGGCGCCCATCTCAACGAAAGGGTGTTCATACCCCGAATCAAACTTGCTCCCTCAGACGCCAACTTGCCATTCACTCTCCAAAGATACCAGTTCCCAATACGACTGGGGTACGCCATTACCATCAACAAGGCACAAGGACAAACCTTCCAAAAAATTGGACTTTTCCTCCCACAGCCTGTATTCTTACACGGCCAATTATACATCGCACTATCAAGAGCCCGATCCTACCATGCGATATATGTACAGGTGAATCCAACCGATCGACAGGGACCATCATTCACGCAAAACATCGTCTACAATGAGGTCCTCTAAACCAGAATCTCTCATGGTCTTTGCCGAAACTGACATGTTGTACACTTTCTCAAACCATTCACTACTCTTGGAATCGTCATAATTAATAACTTTAAATAAGATGTAGCACATGTAGCAATTGGAAATACCTATGGTCGAGTTAGGACAGAGTAAACAATGACCAAAACTTCAGCCATTCATCGTCATTTATTGTCTACGCGTTCGCCTCATAGGTCAATAACTCAACTTAACCCGCACTTTCAAGTATCACTGCCCACGGGTCCCTTTCTAGTCAGACATATTTATTTtggaatataggcctactgagaaCACCATAATACCTTTCATAATGCCAACACAAGAAAATAGTATGATTTTAATGCGAAATAATGCTAATAATACTCAAACACCTCTAATAATGCCATTTAATTATTTTTAATACTGCGTAGAAACCgtgtttttacaaaaaaaatatcacCCCCCACCTACCCATTGTCTAAgtagaaaatatgaaataaatcaGTCTCAAGTTGGTAAATTACCTGTCAATTCCTTTCAATATGATCTCTGTAATCATCGAAGTCACCTCTGTATTTATTACAGCATTTATCAGTTAGAAGGGTTAGTTCTAAGGCTTTCCTTAGTAGAAAAGTCCAATTGTTGGCCTCTTAGGATTTTTCTTTGCAAAATCAAAGGCACTTGAACCAGAACTTATTGTAGTAAACAATATGTTTTTTTAATCTCTGTTAAAATATATGTTGGGATTGTTCATTAATAAATGTCAAATAGAGAgaggaatattttttattgtttgttcTATATTTGTTCTTCGCCTTGGAACAAAGGGCCCAAAGAATATTGGtgaacaacatacatgtataggaaCTGAGTGCTCCCCATCTCCACCTTACACTTTCACCAACGACTATCATGTTATAAACATGAACTTTACTTTtgaattccccccccccccgcgtatTATACTTGAAGGGCTTTACAAAGCCCTGTAATAATAGTGTGGGCTgagaactgcccccccccccctcctccctgaGACCTCATATTTTCCATGCAGATTTTGGAAAAGAGGGGTGTGGCTCTCCCCCCCTCATCATGGCCCTGGACCAATGGACCATGATATACGGACCATAATATACAatccaaaacattcattttgttacattcattatGGTTTACCCTGTACTAAATGTTTCTGAACTGTCATTGCACTAAGCACGTGTTTTTGTTGCTGGAAGACTTATCATCGATGCTCATTCGTAGAGCCTTATTTGGaagaaccaatgaaaattgagaatgacatcatgaatataaattagtatgaatattaatcgactatgcctctaaggtgcaggaaaaaatgtcttccCAATGCAATGTGCATGTGTTTTTTCTTGGTTTTACCAgggttttacaatgaaataatCAAGGGATTAGTCCTAAAATGGCATTGCAGAAGTAGAAGAGAGCTGAAGGGTGTCTGTTGTGCATTTTAAATGCTCATTTCAAACTGAATTTCAGCTGAAAACATCgttaaattttttttgaaatttgacaTATTTtcgaatttaggcctaggcctagataCAGaaagtctggggggggggggggggtggtgacCTTGCATCCCTGTGAAGGCCGCAGGCCCCTATCATGCTATGTGTTATTGTACTATTTGTAATGTAGCCTAAATATTGTCTTTGTTTTTAGGTTTATCCGACTGACGCATTCAACACGGAAGTTGTTGAGAACAACTTTTACCATGCTGCTGTTGTTTCTGTAGGTGATGCGCTCAATTCACGAAAGAAACGCTGAGTAGGCATAAGCAGAACAGTCACGTCTGTAAGTAATTTGTTTCTGATGGATGGCATGGGTATTGTAAGTGCGCCTAGTAAAGGCTTGGTTAGTTTACGTTTTCAAATTTGGCGCGCTTCCTTGTCAGCGGATGAGGAAGCTGGTCTGGGCATGCGCAGTGCTTTTGCCATCTACGATTTGTCAGAAAGACTGTCGCTTCTCGATTTGTCAAAACTTATATAATATTAAAGCCCCCTAAAGTGGTAAGTTTATAAAAACTAGTCAAAACCAAAGATTATGATGCCCAGATTGCCTACAACTGGTCCAGTAAGGACGTCACTTGTTATTATGTCAAAAATCAACCCTTTTGTGCGGACCCTCAGATTTGTTGGTAGAACGTGTTTTGGCGAGGTTCCGCCCTGTCCTTTCCCTTCTATAAAAGTGTTAATTACACACTTTACGGTCACTTGCATAGGCTCAAACTATTCTTGATGATCTATTGATCTTGTCTTGTAAGACCCTAGTTCGTAGGAGCGATGTTTTtggcaaaaaatgtgtttttatcTGATAGGCCTCCATGTACTTATATGGGAAACCTCACACACCCACTTCACGCCCAAAGGTGCGCGGTCACGTGACCTGCCATGAGGTGTTATAAGATGGCGCCACCGTCTGGCCTACagcatttcaaatatttgaatgtGTCTTCATAGGCACATCCTGTCACATCCTGTCTTACTAGTATGTAGATGCATGTTTGCATCATTTTCATAACGGCTACTCAGGGTTTAACCCTTTTATGGTCTGTATTCTTGTCTATGATGTTGTTCGAAACTTATGTTGTCTGCAACTCTTTGTCTTTGTAGATTCCACGAGTGGTATCGACTAATAAAAAGATTTAACGAATTACGTCGTAACTTCTACTCAGTACGGTCAGCACGGGGGCAAATCGAGGAGCGGCAGTTACAGGTATCATTTACTATGCAATACTATTGAGGAAAATTTCATGcagggcctaggcctacaggATATTTTCTGAATTTCGCAAGCTAGGGTAGCCTAGTAGTATTGTTGTGATGTCTTTATACTCTCATTGTATGAGCATAGACAAGTAACAATGTTTTGCTTTTGATGTAGGTGTCGCCCAGAAAAGTTGGCACTAATTGGTTGCGGAGGGATGTCACTATCTCAGACAGGACTCGTTCTGTTGTTTGCAAGCTATGGAATGACTAccatgggcggttatttccgcataaatagaggttgtctcaaatagacattttatgtcgtgttatgactcgaatagacatttggtggcgctcgttttaacggagacgtacctgacataaacatattgtgtcgtatctcaaatagacatacacttaaatagacgtttggttgcgctcgtatctcaaataaaaaCATATATTGCCGCGTTTTCAGCTTTTCgtaaataactcaaatagacgtttggtgtcgcttttccgcaaaaatggaagttccccaaatatACCTTGTGTGGCATTGGCGTGCGGCAATTCTGGAGcaagtttggaattggtttatctgccacgacgatattattgttattgctctaagcagtgcacatggctatttgcgcgcgtatctaaggaaaatcgagacttaataccatttcattttaattgtaattggattgtcagtgtatttagctatggcagaagaagagagaaacaagtacatcaaatgtacatgcaatacatgcaatagggCCGCTGCTTACTgcaatgataatgtcaatattGCTGTTGCCGTTGTTACAATTGATTCCAGCaccacacaacgtctatttggggaacttccatttttgcggaaaagcgacaccaaacgtctatttgagttattaacaaaaagctgaaaatatgacaatatatgtttatttgagacacgagcgccaccaaacatATATTTGAGTGTatatctatttgaaaagcgacaccaaacgtctatttgagttattaacaaaaagctgaaaacacgacaatatatgtttatttgagatacgagcgccaccaaacgtctatttgagtgtatgtctatttgagatacgacacaatatgtttatttcaggtacgtcatcgttaaaacgagcgccaccaaacgtctattcgagtcataacacaacataaaatgtctatttgagacaacctctatttatgcggaaataaccgcccatagagtACGATTCCATTATAGATGAAAGTAATCAGAGCGAAGTCGTCAGATTGAGGAACATGGTCGTTGACAAATCGGGGCAAGATACTTCCCTGCAAAATACTCTAGAGACCGAACTGGAGGTAAGTGAACATAGGCCCTATACTCAATGCTGTTtgcatcaacatttctgaaatTCGTTGTGCCCTGAGGGACCATAGCAAAGATGATGCTGAAATTCAACCATATGCTGTAGGAAAAAGATCATGTTGGCCCACTTATCTGTGCGGTGTTCCTGTCCCTAACGTGGAGGAAAATGTAGTCATCACCATACTTGCTAAGCATGATCGTGACCTGCTCGTCATGAAAACTGAAGGTGACAACGCAGAAGAATTCACCATAAGGGACGGTATCTTTGTTCCAGTTTTGCTGGATTTCCCAGTCGAGGTTAATGTAAGCATTGATGGGAAGGTGATGACTGAATTTCACGTGTAATTAAGCGAAGGTAAGAAACCGTTCTGGGAAATTTGAAGCTTGTTGACAAGTCTGCTTTGGATCCTAATTAGAAACCAAAAAACTGatgaaacataacaataattgcTTACCACATCATCTAACCCTTGAATGATTGCCCCAACACGTGGCATAATGAGGTAAGAAACCGTTCTGGGAAATTTGAAGCTTGTAGACAAGTCTGCTTTGGATCCTAATTAGAAACCAAAAAACTGatgaaacataacaataattgcTTACCACATCATCTAACCCTTGAATGATTGCCCCAACACGTGGCATAATGTACAGTTTTTGtccttttgaaaataatttacAATTGTGTATATTTCAGGATGTGAAGGTGTCAAGGTGAAGGTGTCGAGAAGACAACCAGGACGCCCGAGTGGAGGAAAATGTAATTATCAGCATACTTCCTAAAGATGATTGTGACTGCTCGTCATGAAGAAAGGTGAACCTGACAATGCAGAAGAATTCGCCATCTAGGTGTCGCTATTCCGGATTTGCTGAATTTTCTTTCTGGATGTGCCTAACGTGGATGAAAATGTAATTATCGCCATACTTGCTAAAGATGCTCATGATCTGCTTGTCATGAAAGGTGAAGGTGACAGAATTTGCCATCAAGGATGGTGTCGTTGTTCGAGATTTGCTGAATTTTCTTAGAGGATGTGCCTATTGATGTGCCTATTGTGAATTATCGCTATACTTGCTAATTAACATGATCGTGATCTGCTCATTTGCAACATTTGTATCGGGTAGTAGACCCTTGGCCACCAAATAATTGTTTACTGGTACTGATGTTTTTAGAATAAAAGTTTTAAATCTAATTTTTACTTCTGTATACTGTTTTGATGAAGTTACTGTAAACCCGTTAATTTTTGCGAGCCCAGTCTTGCATGgaaaaaaaagagagaaaattATATAGGCACGAAAGTTTATTCTGTAATGCATTTTGAATTAGATGTCCTTGATAAACGTGAACTTTTATGGACTGGAGGGTGAAGAGTTTTAAATTGGAAAGTATTAGGGTTGCAAAAATAACGGCATTTACAGTAATCTGCCATGATattgatgtaaatgtacatgtgtgtCATAGTCTAGCACTGCCAGTCTTGTCACATCCACAGGAGACTGGGGCACGCTAGACATGGATCTTGAGGGCTAATCTCAGCATATTTGACTGTTCATCCTTACAAGTGatggtgaaatacatgtaggtacaagtacatgtaaactTATTTTGGTCACTTCCTACTGAACTCTATACCCCACTTCAGTTAAAGGAGGTTTCCCTCGAGCAGAATTCTTTGTTTTGACAATCAACAGAAAATGGTAGCATAAGCTAATTGTACAGATGATCACCATGGCATCCATCTAAAACCCTCCATTGACAAACTCCATCAATTCCATATGGATCCAACTATTGCTACCTGTACACCAAGGGTGTACCGACATTAAATTGAAGGGAGTCCTCCTTTAAGATTTGTGTAGAACTGGAAAGATTCAGCCCACTTCAGTCATGCTGTGCACATTGTGGGCATCAAATTCTATAGGGTTGACATCTTCTGGTGGCTTGAAGAACTAGGCACAAGTCCAGATGTAGAAATTACATAATTGTGTATGCCAATTGTGTACGGAGTGACTGAAAAATGCCAAAATTCTCCAAAACTGAAAGTGCCGATTTCAAGGGGAAGCTGTGTTAATGTTATTCTTCATGAGGTTAGGGTTAAGCTTTATAACCCTAGTGATGGAAAGACTTGGAAATGATAACTTCCTGGACCataatcactactataatggacatagagctgaaatagtttgtcacacatctcctccgtcagttctgatcggatgacctcgaaacttttccagaaagtcgtggttgatatggagatggacCTCACCGGGTTAAATAGGTaaaatttgcagcgatctcggagaaatagcattctTTGTTCTCTCTATATATGCGCATACTccttaacataaggggccatttcagcaggtctgatttgcatatggggccatctattaaatcaaaagtgtgggattatacaaaaatgagccgggaaagtattagggccactatatgtttaaagcattcatccatttccgcaatttcccccctttattttggtcgtactctttcaccttacgttgttaattgCTCTTGATTTTTCTAAGTAcggtatgggaattcatcacttGATAtagtcacataataacaaaaccgcctcacccgacccaagcactgggcgcaaagtagcgcacagctccctatatgactacccggggcaaatataaaatataatataaaatcccgattaacataaaaacataaaaacaggctaaccactgcagattaacaagttagtgagtgttccggaacgagtggagtctgtgcggagggtgtcgaaaaaaccctaggggaactacttcctccgtctggtgctgccaccaactaagctcgcggcatttgttgcactaagttcgtaacacgccaTTGTCTCTTCAcaattcgcgaaatagttcgtcaaaataagtcgagaccactttgaaaaGTGGGAGTTAGATTTTTCCGGTTGTTTTTGCCAAAAACACGTAaagtgtaagtaatttggacgaaaatcatccccccaaatcatcatgtccgatttgtaaacacttgggtcggcgcagagtgctccacatcacacatcgacctattttacgcatatcaaaatcaagacaacatcacaacccccagacatagcATTTCATTTCTCCCAAATTGTCCCGACCCAagagtaagccaacacccttaaacaacccgcgccacgggtattatgcttaACCCTAATGGCTGCATTAGACCATTGGACCCTTCGATTTAAAATGAATATAATTAGTCGACACTCATTTTGGGATTTCACCCCATACATATAAAAACACCCCAAAGCATAAAAATATTTGGGTAAATGTGACCGAATGGGTTAAGGATAATTGAGTATTGGGGGAAATGATCAAGGTACTTTCACCAAATACTATTGGACATGGGAGATGCGTCATGTCAAGGAAATTTgcgccatttgacctcagtgaccttgaaaagaacgcAATATCGACCTTAACTTTTGTCAAAACGTACAAATGCCTAATAGGTGTCTTCATACCACATTTGAAGACTGTACaacaaacaatgacaaaacgtgccactatcggtgaaatttgagagtttgacctctgtgaccttgaaaagtaggtcaaatcaaaaacccatatgatatgtgatgtatccttgctagggttACCAACCATAATTTTTTtcgcaaaaacaaatcagtaataaacgagttatcgcattttttaagtttttggttttagccccctggtggccaggtgaagaatcagaccggaccgaaattggctgtcagaggtcatgtgacctaggtcataatatgtacaaagtttcaagttcatagcacaagcggttaagaaacgtgccacacaggatacggacgacgacgacggacgacgacaacggacgaccACGACGACggcggacacagggctatcgtatagactccttaacggtgagccaaaaatgtgtagtttgaatcCATGTGGTGTTGTTGGCTGTCATTGACTGAAGTTTATAGTTCAGTTGGGTGTCCCATTTTAGGGATTTCAATCATTTCAGTCTGAAATTCAGGTAGGAAATTTGGGGGAGGAGTTGTAAGGTCTAATCCTTGGTAGCGTTCCTTccatggggggagggggtcattttgaaaatgtggaaGAGGCATGCTCAGTTTTAAAAAGTAAATGGTGTGGCAGTGGAGGGAGGTTTTATACAGACTGTATAAAACCTCTCTGGGAAGTCTAACTTGAGACTGTGTCAGACTGTGACTGTGTCAATGGATGTTCAAACATGAAATGGTCACATTCAGACATTAAGACATGTTCTGATTATGGGGCCATCCACTTAGTATGTAAGCACTGAGAGGGTGTATGAATTTGGGCCTCTAAAGTGTACTcctgtacatttttgtaataaaattgtgtatggggagggggggggtctaAAAATCCTAATTTTGATGTGTACATACCAAATGATGGTTGCTATGCCATCTGTAATTAAAGCTGAACTTAAGGAACAAAAACAGCAGATGTGATAGAGTACCATAATTTGTGGCGGCATTTCATTTAACGGATTGAAAGGACTCGAAAGTCACTGGTATGTATCAATCTAtgaaatttcattaaaatcgGGGTTGTCTGATTCTTCAATGTATTAGATCAAGTAAAATCTTGAACTTGTCACCTGCGACTATAGATAGGACATGCATATTGTGAATCTGATTTAAAtagtttggagagaaaaaataaaacaagaaaaaacaaaagTAACTAAAGAACTAGAGCTGGCTACTGCCAGCGAACTCTCTGCCGAATTAATATCTGGGGGTACCTGCTATGTTGACAGGAAGTTTTTGGGGCATGGTTTTGAGGGAGGTACGTGCACTTATGTACATTTGGGATAGGTGATGACCACAAAATGAGTCTAAGATGAAGATGTTTATCGAAAATGTCTATCGAAAATAGTCCGGCTGGCACTCAGTGCTGCAACGATTTAGCAGGTCACAAAAATCTAGTTTTCTGGGCGGGCGAAAGTACAATATCCGAACAAAACACAACATATAAAGGCTATTTTATTAAAAGCACAGTCTAGGCATaaagaatattttgtacagactaTTTTCATGCGAAATGTTCCGAGTATCGCggacattagagaggttgcgaaccgtccccactcccactcccactccgagttcAACTCGAGTCGTTCTCGGAACTCGTGACGTCGAAAAGTAGGTTGCGCGCACCAACGGGAACCGAGTTGGGAGACGTCATTCAGCCAGCCTGCGAGTCACACGGCCAAActggaaatcaaacaaatcaaCGACGtatgagaaaaaaagtaaataaagcagacgaaatattctacaattttggtgatttacagctAGTAAAAAGTCGTTTCCTCTGTAGCATgtgcgtatttctattgtaaaactacgaattacttcagtcctaagtaatgtacatgtgtacaagtACACGCACAGTCAGTACACGGCCGTtctacacaattttgaacacttcaaaaacaacaagttttctACGTCTTTTACACAAAAAATCTTGTTACAACTTAGGTGACGTGCTAGAACAGTGTGTAAGGGATATTGCTTCTTCATTGTCACTTGATTTAGATGTCTAAAAGCTAAGATAATGCAAGTGGGAGAACACTTACGAGTTCGCGGTCTCAAACTCCTAAACCGTCCGAGTTCATGGAGCAAGACGGGGAAATCTCTCGTGAAGTGATGACGTAATACGCCAAAACGGAATCACCTCGGAGTAggagtgggagtggggac includes the following:
- the LOC135494329 gene encoding ATP-dependent DNA helicase PIF1-like, which gives rise to MNSNDIHDTVILTPKNDATLTLKNLILEKIPAPPKIYHSSDSALCENPEEQTNYAMEFLNSLTPSGMPPHVLKVKVGAIIMLLRNLDIKGGLCNGTRLKVVALHPRTIHADILTGAHLNERVFIPRIKLAPSDANLPFTLQRYQFPIRLGYAITINKAQGQTFQKIGLFLPQPVFLHGQLYIALSRARSYHAIYVQVNPTDRQGPSFTQNIVYNEVL